A stretch of the Paenibacillus dendritiformis genome encodes the following:
- a CDS encoding acetyl-CoA C-acyltransferase: protein MKEAVIVSMARTPVGRAKKGSLAQTRAEDLGRIVLEEAVRRAPGLNKSDVEDVILGCAMPEGEQGLNMARIISLYAGYPDTVPAVTINRFCASGLQSIAFAAERIMAGGAETIVAGGVESMSAVPMTGFKLAPHPKLVSDMPEVYMGMGYTAENVAKRFGISREEQDRYAANSHRKAAAAIAEGKFRDEIVPVATVQKGVGSDGRPWEKEISFDMDECVRPDTTEEVLAKLKPAFALGGSVTAGNSSPMNDGAAACVLMSAERAQELGLKPLAAFRGFALAGVAPDIMGVGPVEAIPKALRKAGITLDQVDLIELNEAFASQCLQIIRQLELDESKVNVNGGAIALGHPLGCTGSKLTATLVHELRRRGGGYGVVSMCIGGGMGAAGVFEVFA from the coding sequence ATGAAAGAGGCAGTCATTGTATCGATGGCGCGCACGCCGGTCGGCCGAGCCAAGAAGGGGAGCCTCGCGCAGACGCGCGCCGAGGACCTGGGCCGCATCGTATTGGAGGAGGCTGTCCGGCGCGCGCCGGGCTTGAATAAGTCGGATGTCGAGGACGTCATCCTCGGCTGCGCCATGCCGGAGGGCGAGCAAGGATTGAATATGGCGCGCATCATCTCGCTGTATGCCGGCTATCCGGATACGGTGCCGGCCGTGACGATTAACCGGTTCTGCGCCTCGGGGCTGCAGTCGATCGCGTTCGCGGCGGAGCGAATTATGGCCGGAGGCGCGGAGACGATCGTGGCCGGCGGCGTGGAAAGCATGAGCGCGGTGCCGATGACCGGGTTCAAGCTGGCTCCGCACCCGAAGCTGGTGTCCGATATGCCGGAGGTCTATATGGGCATGGGCTACACGGCGGAAAATGTGGCGAAGCGGTTCGGGATCAGCCGCGAAGAGCAGGATCGCTACGCCGCGAACAGTCACCGCAAAGCGGCGGCCGCCATCGCCGAGGGGAAATTCCGCGACGAGATCGTGCCTGTCGCCACCGTGCAGAAAGGGGTCGGCAGCGACGGGCGTCCATGGGAGAAGGAGATCTCGTTCGACATGGATGAATGCGTACGCCCCGATACGACGGAGGAGGTGCTCGCCAAGCTGAAGCCCGCCTTCGCTCTGGGTGGCAGCGTCACGGCCGGCAACAGCTCGCCGATGAACGACGGGGCGGCGGCTTGCGTGCTGATGAGCGCCGAGCGCGCGCAGGAACTTGGGCTGAAGCCGCTCGCGGCCTTCCGCGGCTTCGCGCTGGCCGGCGTGGCGCCCGACATTATGGGCGTCGGCCCTGTCGAAGCGATCCCGAAGGCGCTGCGCAAGGCCGGGATTACGCTGGATCAGGTCGATCTGATCGAGCTGAATGAAGCGTTTGCCTCGCAATGCCTGCAGATTATCCGCCAACTGGAGCTGGATGAGAGCAAGGTCAATGTGAACGGCGGCGCGATTGCGCTCGGCCATCCGCTCGGCTGCACGGGCTCGAAGCTGACGGCGACGCTGGTCCATGAGCTGCGCCGCCGGGGCGGCGGCTATGGCGTCGTCTCGATGTGCATCGGCGGCGGGATGGGGGCCGCCGGCGTGTTCGAAGTATTTGCTTAA
- a CDS encoding acyl-CoA dehydrogenase family protein, which produces MSVLDQKVKGGSFVIDDIAPDAIVTPEDFTEEQRMMMDTTRDYVEGEVLPNDEAIEKLNYDLTVKLMRKAGELGLLGADIPEEYGGLGLDKVSSTLIGETLTKASAFALSIGAHVGIGTLPIVFFGTPEQKSKYLPDLATGAKIAAYCLTEPSSGSDALSAKTTAKLSEDGSHYVLNGSKIFITNAGFADIFIVYAKVDGKDFTAFIVEKGMEGFTIGPEEKKMGIKGSSTCPLFFEDVKVPVENVLGEIGRGHVIAFNILNIGRFKLGAGCLGASKEAIELSVKYASERKQFGKALTSFPLIGQKLADMNIATYVTESMVYRTSGLVDSALKDIDYRQPDSGQLMAKAIAEYALECSINKVFASEALDFVADEGVQIHGGYGFTQEYKIERIYRDSRINRIFEGTNEINRLLIPGMLLKKAAKGELPLMQKAQALQAELMSIVTMPDSGEALALEGHLVSMSKKVFLMVGGLAAQKYGTSLEQHQEILSNLADLMILVYALESALLRTRKLMAKSGEEKAKLAMQMTSVYVHETLADIERIAKSTLAAMESGDMLRTQLSILKKLTKSSPIDAISIKRDIAARVIQAEKYAVS; this is translated from the coding sequence ATGAGTGTGTTGGATCAGAAAGTCAAAGGCGGCAGCTTTGTCATTGATGATATCGCGCCGGATGCGATCGTGACGCCGGAGGATTTCACCGAAGAGCAGCGCATGATGATGGATACGACTCGCGATTATGTGGAAGGCGAGGTGCTGCCGAACGACGAAGCGATCGAGAAGCTGAACTATGACCTGACGGTGAAGCTGATGCGCAAGGCCGGCGAACTCGGCCTGCTCGGCGCCGACATTCCGGAAGAATACGGCGGCCTGGGGCTCGACAAGGTCAGCTCCACGCTGATCGGCGAGACGCTGACGAAGGCGTCCGCCTTCGCGCTCTCCATCGGCGCGCATGTCGGCATCGGCACGCTGCCGATCGTGTTCTTCGGCACCCCGGAGCAGAAGAGCAAATATTTGCCTGACCTTGCGACAGGGGCCAAAATCGCCGCATATTGCCTCACCGAACCGTCATCCGGCTCGGATGCGCTGAGCGCCAAGACGACGGCGAAGCTGTCGGAGGACGGCAGCCACTATGTGCTCAATGGCTCCAAAATTTTCATCACGAACGCCGGCTTTGCCGATATTTTCATCGTGTATGCGAAGGTGGACGGCAAGGACTTCACCGCCTTTATCGTGGAAAAAGGCATGGAGGGCTTTACGATCGGACCGGAAGAGAAGAAGATGGGGATCAAAGGCTCTTCCACTTGCCCGCTCTTTTTCGAGGATGTGAAGGTTCCGGTGGAGAACGTGCTCGGCGAGATCGGCCGCGGCCACGTCATTGCGTTCAATATTTTGAACATCGGGCGCTTCAAGCTGGGAGCGGGTTGTCTCGGCGCCTCGAAGGAGGCGATCGAGCTGAGCGTGAAATACGCGAGCGAGCGCAAGCAGTTCGGCAAGGCGCTTACTTCCTTCCCGCTTATCGGCCAGAAGCTGGCGGATATGAACATTGCCACCTATGTGACGGAATCGATGGTGTACCGGACGTCCGGGCTGGTGGATTCCGCGCTCAAGGATATCGATTATAGACAGCCGGATTCGGGCCAGCTGATGGCCAAGGCGATCGCCGAGTACGCGCTGGAATGCTCGATTAACAAGGTGTTCGCTTCCGAGGCGCTTGATTTTGTCGCGGACGAAGGCGTGCAAATCCACGGCGGTTACGGCTTCACGCAAGAATATAAAATCGAGCGCATTTACCGCGATTCGCGCATTAACCGCATTTTTGAAGGCACGAACGAGATCAATCGCCTGCTTATTCCGGGCATGCTGCTCAAAAAGGCGGCCAAAGGCGAGCTTCCGCTGATGCAAAAGGCGCAGGCGCTGCAGGCCGAGCTGATGTCGATCGTCACGATGCCGGATTCGGGTGAAGCGCTGGCGCTGGAAGGACATCTGGTCTCGATGTCGAAAAAGGTATTTCTCATGGTCGGCGGTCTGGCGGCGCAAAAATACGGAACGTCGCTGGAGCAGCATCAGGAAATCTTGAGCAACCTCGCCGATCTGATGATCCTCGTCTATGCGCTGGAGAGCGCTCTGCTGCGCACGCGCAAGCTGATGGCGAAGAGCGGCGAGGAGAAGGCGAAGCTCGCCATGCAGATGACGTCCGTCTATGTGCATGAGACGCTGGCCGATATCGAGCGCATCGCCAAGAGCACGCTGGCGGCGATGGAATCCGGCGACATGCTGCGCACCCAGCTCTCGATTCTGAAAAAACTGACGAAAAGCTCGCCGATCGATGCGATCAGCATCAAGCGTGATATCGCGGCACGTGTCATTCAAGCGGAAAAATACGCGGTCTCGTAA
- a CDS encoding AMP-binding protein: MPLEKPWLRHYPQEIDPTYQYPRHNVAQFLIDAARDCPNRPALEFMGKQLRYERLLEESCRFANALARLGVGRGERVAIMLPNCPQTVIAYYGTLMAGCIAVLTNPLYKEREVELQLADSGAAAIVTLDALYPRVRAVMARTRLRHVIVTSIKDYLPFPKNMLYPIKAKRSGHAVEVEYGEQVHAFASLLKSVPPWFTCVEVDPEQDLALLQYTGGTTSTPKGVMLTHGNLVANTMQSRAWFYKVKQGEEIFLGALPFFHVFGMTVLMNLCTLCRGMNVLVPKFEPAEVLRIIHRLRPTVFPGAPTMYIGLINHPDLHKYDLSSIRTCISGASSLPVEVQERFEELTGCVLIEGYGLTEASPITHANLLWGKRKHGSIGIPFPDTDAKIVDAETGDEVAEGEVGELIVRGPQVMKGYWNRPEETMKQLRDGWLFTGDLARQDEDGFFSIVDRKKDLIIAGGFNIYPREVEEVLFEHPNVQEAVVVGMPDAYRGETVKAYIVPRAGSELTAEELNIWCRERLASFKVPRQYEFRSELPKTIAGKVLRRKLLEEEEMLMKR, encoded by the coding sequence ATGCCATTGGAGAAGCCATGGCTCCGTCATTACCCGCAGGAAATTGACCCGACGTATCAGTACCCGCGACATAACGTCGCTCAATTTTTAATCGATGCGGCGCGGGATTGTCCCAATCGTCCCGCGCTCGAATTCATGGGTAAGCAGCTGCGGTACGAGCGGCTGCTTGAGGAGAGCTGCCGCTTCGCCAATGCGCTTGCGCGCCTTGGCGTTGGCCGGGGGGAGCGGGTGGCGATTATGCTCCCCAACTGCCCGCAGACCGTCATCGCCTATTACGGCACGCTGATGGCCGGCTGCATTGCCGTGCTCACCAACCCGCTCTACAAGGAGCGCGAGGTGGAGCTGCAGCTGGCCGATTCCGGCGCCGCGGCGATCGTGACGCTTGACGCCCTTTATCCGCGGGTGCGTGCCGTAATGGCGCGTACCCGGCTGCGTCATGTCATCGTGACGTCGATTAAGGATTACTTGCCGTTTCCGAAAAACATGCTCTACCCGATCAAAGCGAAACGGAGCGGCCATGCGGTGGAAGTGGAGTATGGGGAGCAGGTCCATGCCTTCGCTTCGCTGCTGAAAAGCGTTCCGCCCTGGTTCACCTGCGTCGAGGTCGACCCGGAGCAAGATCTGGCGCTGCTGCAGTATACGGGAGGCACCACGAGCACGCCCAAGGGCGTGATGCTGACTCACGGCAACCTGGTGGCCAATACGATGCAATCGCGCGCCTGGTTCTACAAGGTGAAGCAAGGGGAAGAAATTTTTTTGGGAGCGCTTCCTTTTTTCCATGTGTTCGGCATGACCGTATTGATGAACCTATGCACGCTCTGCCGGGGAATGAACGTGCTCGTCCCGAAGTTCGAGCCTGCGGAGGTGCTGCGCATCATCCATCGGCTGCGCCCGACGGTGTTCCCGGGAGCGCCGACCATGTACATTGGGCTCATCAATCATCCCGATCTGCACAAATATGATCTGTCTTCCATCCGGACGTGCATCAGCGGCGCCTCTTCCCTGCCGGTTGAAGTGCAGGAGCGATTCGAGGAGCTGACCGGCTGCGTGCTTATCGAAGGCTATGGCCTGACCGAAGCGTCGCCGATTACGCATGCGAATCTGTTGTGGGGCAAGCGCAAGCACGGATCCATCGGGATTCCGTTCCCGGACACCGATGCGAAGATCGTGGATGCGGAGACGGGAGACGAGGTGGCCGAAGGCGAAGTCGGGGAACTGATCGTCCGCGGTCCGCAAGTGATGAAGGGGTACTGGAACAGGCCGGAAGAGACGATGAAGCAGCTTCGGGACGGATGGCTGTTCACCGGCGACTTGGCGCGGCAGGACGAGGACGGATTTTTCTCCATTGTCGATCGGAAAAAAGATCTGATCATCGCCGGCGGCTTCAACATTTATCCGCGCGAGGTGGAGGAAGTGCTGTTCGAGCATCCGAACGTGCAGGAAGCTGTCGTGGTCGGCATGCCCGATGCGTACCGCGGGGAGACGGTGAAGGCTTACATCGTGCCGCGCGCCGGAAGCGAACTGACGGCGGAAGAGCTCAATATCTGGTGCCGCGAGCGGCTCGCTTCCTTCAAGGTGCCGCGCCAATACGAGTTCCGCAGCGAACTGCCGAAGACGATTGCCGGCAAGGTGCTGCGCCGCAAGCTGCTGGAGGAAGAAGAGATGCTGATGAAGCGGTAA
- a CDS encoding PaaI family thioesterase: protein MKRQSAAPASIGGVPLEQLFELARGTFWEYLGCEVVTAEPGKAVLKLDAGRHHLNAIGIVHGGVLSSLLDNAMGLATMLARPGENTVTSNLNVHFVAPLHEGELRVTADIVHETRRSITCTGQVFGADGQLGSLATATFRVL from the coding sequence ATGAAGCGACAATCGGCAGCTCCCGCGTCCATCGGCGGCGTGCCGCTTGAACAGTTGTTCGAGCTAGCGCGGGGCACCTTCTGGGAATATCTCGGCTGCGAGGTGGTCACGGCCGAGCCGGGCAAGGCCGTCCTGAAGCTGGATGCCGGGCGGCATCATCTGAATGCCATCGGCATCGTGCATGGCGGCGTGCTGTCCTCCCTGCTCGACAACGCGATGGGCTTGGCCACGATGCTGGCTCGTCCCGGGGAGAATACGGTGACATCGAATTTGAACGTTCACTTCGTTGCCCCGCTGCATGAAGGCGAACTGCGCGTCACGGCGGACATTGTGCATGAGACGCGCCGATCGATCACATGCACCGGGCAAGTATTCGGCGCAGACGGCCAGCTTGGCTCGCTTGCGACGGCGACATTCCGCGTCCTTTGA
- a CDS encoding CapA family protein has protein sequence MTEAISFAATGDSLISRRLPANDQACREVASIIKQADVRFTNLETTVRRMEGFPSAVSGGSWAMATPEMLGDLLRYGFNLVAWANNHTLDYSYGGLEATEKYLDEHELVHAGAGKDLASASEPRYLETASGRVALIAATASFDPAWMAGEQRPDMIGRPGVNGLRHHVMYTLHRSRLEQLRCIAEASHINDPNMLMVQKGYMEEHPEGTVPFGAYLFREGEHEGASCRLHKGDVDRIVRSIREARRQADYVIVSIHAHQPQGRSFDRPAGFVVEFARLCIDEGAHAVVGHGPHIVRGIEVYKDRPIFYSLGNFIFQNDSFLRQPADFYEKYGLGHQHRPADAYDARSQHGTTGLAADAEVWQSVIPYWKMKDGKLTELTLYPLELGSGRPRYRRGWPQLAASCEVLARMAVLSEPCGVTIQIQDGAGKVSW, from the coding sequence ATGACGGAAGCGATCAGCTTCGCCGCGACTGGCGACAGTCTTATCTCCCGGCGTCTGCCCGCAAATGACCAAGCTTGTCGGGAAGTGGCGTCGATTATCAAGCAAGCGGACGTGCGGTTCACGAATCTGGAGACGACCGTGCGCCGAATGGAAGGATTTCCGTCCGCAGTGAGCGGAGGCTCATGGGCGATGGCTACTCCTGAAATGCTGGGTGATCTCTTGAGGTATGGCTTCAATCTGGTGGCCTGGGCGAACAATCATACGCTTGATTACTCGTATGGGGGATTGGAGGCAACCGAGAAATATTTAGATGAACACGAACTGGTTCATGCAGGTGCCGGAAAAGATCTGGCAAGCGCAAGCGAGCCGCGCTATTTGGAGACGGCCTCCGGCCGGGTGGCGCTGATTGCAGCGACGGCGAGCTTCGATCCGGCATGGATGGCGGGGGAGCAGCGCCCGGATATGATTGGGAGGCCCGGCGTCAATGGACTGCGGCATCATGTCATGTATACACTTCATCGTTCGAGGCTGGAGCAATTGAGATGCATCGCAGAAGCCTCTCATATCAATGATCCTAATATGCTTATGGTGCAAAAAGGTTATATGGAGGAGCATCCGGAAGGAACGGTTCCATTTGGGGCATATCTGTTTAGAGAAGGGGAGCATGAAGGAGCGTCTTGCCGGCTGCATAAGGGAGACGTGGACAGGATCGTCCGCTCCATTCGCGAGGCGAGAAGACAGGCGGATTACGTCATCGTGAGTATCCATGCTCATCAGCCGCAAGGCCGGAGCTTCGATCGCCCGGCCGGGTTCGTCGTCGAATTCGCCAGATTATGCATTGACGAAGGGGCTCATGCTGTTGTTGGCCATGGTCCCCATATCGTCAGGGGCATCGAGGTGTACAAGGATCGCCCTATTTTCTACAGCTTGGGCAATTTCATTTTTCAGAATGATTCGTTCCTGCGCCAGCCTGCTGATTTTTATGAGAAATATGGGTTGGGACATCAGCATCGTCCGGCGGACGCCTATGATGCGAGAAGTCAGCATGGTACAACCGGCCTTGCGGCCGATGCGGAAGTCTGGCAATCCGTCATCCCTTACTGGAAGATGAAGGACGGCAAGCTGACGGAATTGACCCTCTACCCGCTTGAACTCGGCAGCGGGCGGCCAAGGTACCGGAGAGGGTGGCCCCAATTGGCGGCTTCCTGCGAGGTTTTGGCCAGGATGGCCGTCTTGTCGGAACCGTGTGGCGTAACGATTCAGATACAAGATGGCGCAGGGAAAGTATCATGGTAG
- a CDS encoding cellulase family glycosylhydrolase, translating into MEQSGQAGLGLRVRGTRFIDDAGRQVLLHGVNMVCKEESRHWIGDWSDEDFARLRRWGLNVIRLGMNWNALEPEPGVYDDEYIEAHRRLIRLAHQHRIRVFLDMHQDLYSTLFGGGAPAWATFTDGERYEPGQVWSDAYLFNKAVQKAFDHFWRNTPASDGVGIQDHFAQAWGHLARNLHTEPNVIGYDLINEPFIGSGAEQAMSAILAKYAELHAARYGETDPAEMLAAWMDPERKQAALSLLEDAELFRQVIDAPSPVLQAFEATSLSALYRKAAAAIRETDPHGMLFLETNYFSNLGTRSRIEPVTDADGSRGEQQVYAPHAYDLVTDTELAHTANDARLELILTRHEETRQRLEMPMLVGEWGAFYGSRDTGHVSLHIQRLLEKLLCSDTYWDYTPDMDRSPSFLGVRRGYPMAVAGKLKQYRYEHALGSFSMRWEEAGESEAPTIVYLPDIRHAVPETVTLRPEGERYTVQPIEGSPAGYMIIPPIQCGNRSLILAGKPPEC; encoded by the coding sequence ATGGAGCAATCGGGACAAGCGGGATTGGGCTTGCGCGTCCGCGGGACGAGGTTCATTGACGATGCCGGCAGGCAGGTGCTGCTGCATGGCGTCAACATGGTGTGCAAAGAGGAGAGCCGCCACTGGATAGGCGACTGGAGCGATGAAGACTTCGCCCGGCTTCGCCGCTGGGGGCTCAATGTCATCCGTCTCGGCATGAATTGGAATGCGCTCGAGCCGGAGCCTGGCGTCTACGACGACGAATATATCGAGGCGCACCGGCGCTTGATCCGGCTGGCGCATCAGCATCGGATCCGGGTCTTCCTTGACATGCATCAGGATCTGTACAGCACGCTGTTCGGCGGCGGCGCTCCTGCCTGGGCGACCTTCACCGATGGAGAGCGGTATGAGCCGGGACAGGTATGGAGCGACGCGTATTTGTTCAACAAAGCGGTCCAGAAGGCGTTCGATCATTTCTGGCGGAATACGCCGGCTTCCGACGGGGTCGGGATTCAGGATCATTTTGCGCAGGCGTGGGGGCATCTGGCGCGGAACCTGCATACGGAGCCAAATGTTATCGGCTATGATCTGATCAATGAGCCGTTTATCGGCAGCGGGGCGGAGCAGGCGATGTCCGCGATCTTGGCCAAATATGCGGAGCTGCACGCCGCGCGGTACGGGGAGACCGATCCGGCGGAGATGCTCGCGGCCTGGATGGATCCGGAACGGAAGCAGGCGGCGCTCAGTCTGCTGGAGGATGCGGAGCTGTTCCGGCAGGTGATCGATGCCCCCAGCCCGGTGCTGCAAGCGTTCGAGGCCACGTCGCTCTCCGCGTTGTACCGGAAGGCCGCGGCGGCGATTCGGGAGACGGACCCGCACGGCATGCTGTTCCTGGAGACGAATTATTTCTCCAATCTGGGGACCCGAAGCAGGATTGAGCCGGTGACTGACGCGGACGGCAGTCGCGGCGAGCAGCAGGTATATGCGCCGCACGCCTATGATCTGGTGACCGATACGGAGCTGGCGCATACGGCGAACGATGCGCGCCTGGAACTGATTCTGACCCGGCACGAAGAGACGCGGCAGCGGCTGGAGATGCCCATGCTTGTCGGCGAATGGGGCGCGTTCTACGGCTCGCGCGACACGGGGCATGTGTCGCTTCACATCCAGCGCCTGCTGGAGAAGCTGCTCTGCAGCGACACCTATTGGGATTACACGCCGGATATGGACCGCAGCCCGTCCTTCCTCGGCGTGCGGCGCGGCTATCCGATGGCGGTCGCCGGCAAGCTGAAGCAGTACCGCTACGAGCATGCGCTCGGCTCCTTCAGCATGCGCTGGGAGGAAGCGGGCGAGAGCGAAGCGCCGACGATCGTCTATTTGCCGGATATTCGCCATGCCGTACCTGAGACCGTGACGCTGCGGCCGGAGGGCGAACGCTATACAGTCCAGCCCATCGAAGGGTCGCCTGCGGGTTATATGATCATCCCGCCGATCCAGTGCGGGAACCGCAGTTTGATCCTTGCGGGCAAGCCGCCGGAATGCTGA
- a CDS encoding delta-aminolevulinic acid dehydratase yields the protein MSRPEMNVALVCGPDCDMDTQAIRAALEYFGARVFTYWIGRPSDFNAVLSGEDLYPGIDLIILNFHGDEGHFCMPELGEDVYEEHEPRGDYGPEEIRRYARLDHHIVIGNGCSLGDPALAQAFLDAGCTMYIGPDDYPEGTSALMFVLRLAYEMIQNKKSVQEAVEAARAMDEENLSMYRIYTA from the coding sequence ATGAGTAGACCGGAAATGAACGTCGCCTTGGTGTGCGGCCCGGATTGCGATATGGACACGCAAGCGATCCGTGCGGCTTTGGAATATTTTGGAGCGCGGGTGTTTACGTATTGGATTGGAAGGCCGAGTGACTTCAATGCGGTGCTATCGGGAGAGGATCTGTATCCCGGCATAGATCTGATAATTCTCAACTTCCATGGCGATGAAGGACACTTCTGCATGCCGGAATTGGGAGAGGACGTCTATGAGGAGCATGAGCCGCGCGGGGATTACGGCCCGGAGGAGATTCGGCGGTATGCGAGGCTGGATCATCACATCGTCATCGGCAACGGTTGCTCCCTGGGCGATCCGGCATTGGCGCAAGCCTTCCTGGACGCGGGATGCACGATGTATATCGGACCGGACGACTACCCGGAAGGCACCTCGGCGCTGATGTTCGTGCTGCGTCTCGCCTACGAGATGATTCAGAACAAGAAGAGCGTGCAGGAAGCCGTCGAGGCGGCCCGCGCGATGGATGAGGAGAACCTCTCGATGTACCGGATCTACACGGCTTAA
- a CDS encoding transposase yields MGKHFSKEKRLQIIKEAMAGIKVGTLARMYGVHPETVRVWVRDHRDEISQEEIPAADEHLQELRRLQEVEAKFEQAKKLLGEKELEIEILREVVKKKNPAYLKDLK; encoded by the coding sequence ATGGGAAAGCACTTTAGCAAGGAAAAACGCCTGCAAATCATAAAGGAAGCAATGGCCGGCATTAAGGTGGGAACACTTGCCCGAATGTACGGTGTCCATCCGGAGACGGTACGTGTTTGGGTTAGAGACCACCGTGACGAAATTAGCCAAGAGGAGATACCCGCAGCAGACGAGCATCTGCAAGAACTCCGTCGACTTCAAGAGGTAGAGGCAAAGTTCGAGCAGGCAAAAAAGCTCCTGGGTGAAAAAGAGCTTGAGATCGAGATCCTGCGAGAAGTCGTAAAAAAGAAGAACCCCGCTTATCTGAAAGACTTGAAATAG
- a CDS encoding IS3 family transposase has protein sequence MKVRESTYYGRKKREASSTEEQASCALKGRPVPGFSSTNTGRKVSDEQIKEWMLELLEGEEHIYGYKNLALCLRKQRGLILNKKKAYRICKELGILQKQRKKTSKHPRRVPRNRTVTGVNQLWQIDIKYGYVIGRQRFFFVLSIIDVFDRVVVGQYRGSVCEAKHVVQTLCRALQERLNPGDELPTVRTDNGPQFVSKLFGDTCESLEIVHERIPPRSPNMNAYIESFHSLLERDLFSLTEFMTFEEAYEALDRYMDFYNNRRMHGSLKSMSPSEYSKWVMTLEDRSKYHRAV, from the coding sequence CTGAAAGTTCGCGAATCGACGTACTATGGCCGGAAGAAACGAGAGGCATCCAGTACCGAAGAACAGGCTTCATGCGCTCTAAAAGGGCGTCCTGTGCCTGGATTTTCCTCTACGAACACGGGCCGGAAAGTTTCAGATGAACAGATTAAAGAATGGATGCTCGAACTCCTGGAAGGAGAAGAGCACATTTATGGGTATAAGAATTTGGCGCTGTGCCTCCGCAAACAACGTGGATTGATTCTAAACAAGAAAAAGGCGTACCGCATTTGCAAAGAGTTAGGAATTCTTCAGAAACAACGGAAGAAAACAAGCAAACATCCTCGAAGAGTACCGAGAAACCGGACGGTAACCGGGGTGAACCAGCTATGGCAAATTGATATTAAATATGGGTACGTGATTGGTCGCCAGCGTTTCTTTTTCGTGCTCAGTATCATCGATGTATTTGACCGCGTCGTCGTCGGACAATACCGGGGTTCCGTGTGTGAGGCCAAGCACGTCGTACAGACACTATGCCGGGCGCTACAAGAACGCCTGAATCCCGGCGATGAGTTGCCCACCGTCCGCACCGACAACGGGCCTCAGTTTGTCAGCAAGTTGTTTGGTGATACGTGCGAGAGTCTGGAGATCGTCCATGAACGCATCCCGCCACGCAGTCCGAATATGAACGCCTACATTGAGTCATTTCATAGCTTACTCGAACGTGATCTGTTCAGCCTGACGGAATTTATGACATTTGAAGAGGCCTATGAAGCACTTGATCGTTACATGGATTTCTACAACAACCGCAGAATGCATGGTAGCCTAAAGAGCATGTCACCATCGGAATACTCAAAGTGGGTCATGACGCTGGAGGACCGATCAAAATATCATCGGGCCGTGTAA
- a CDS encoding mandelate racemase/muconate lactonizing enzyme family protein — protein sequence MKIARIDVFPLRLPMSQSFTISNGAVGEAGIGAPHVYVRITADNGVCGWGEARPSPRWSYETLQTVTTTIERYLRPALIGMEAKDWKTLHGVMNREIRPGPGSGQPIAKAAIDMALHDLIGAAERRTLAELWYSAPKPELKLSYLISTPSPEEAARKAAYAAANGYEAVDVKLGLDPKRDLAIVEAVKSKAPDLFFRADANQAYNLPQAVKLAKQMERIGVDVFEQPLSANQLHGHAELRRKTSLPIALDESVWTPGDLMQAIRAEACDTVVIKVTKMGGLAGAKRCGELARDAGLDLLGGGLTESRLGLTASGWLFQHLDIAYPADLNGPLFLTDDPVETGPVIKEGHVQLPAAPGIGCVISMQKIEQYAARDV from the coding sequence ATGAAAATTGCCCGCATCGACGTGTTTCCTCTTCGCCTGCCGATGAGCCAGTCGTTCACGATATCCAATGGGGCCGTCGGGGAAGCCGGCATAGGGGCGCCGCATGTCTATGTGCGAATTACTGCGGACAACGGCGTCTGCGGCTGGGGGGAGGCCAGACCAAGCCCCCGTTGGAGCTACGAAACTTTGCAAACGGTTACAACCACGATCGAGCGCTACCTTCGTCCGGCGCTGATCGGCATGGAGGCCAAGGACTGGAAGACGCTTCACGGGGTGATGAACCGGGAGATCCGGCCGGGCCCGGGCAGCGGCCAGCCGATTGCGAAGGCGGCCATTGATATGGCGCTGCATGATCTGATCGGCGCCGCCGAGCGGCGCACCCTGGCGGAGCTGTGGTACTCGGCCCCGAAGCCGGAGCTGAAGCTGTCTTATCTCATCAGCACGCCCAGCCCGGAGGAGGCGGCGCGCAAGGCGGCATACGCCGCAGCCAATGGCTACGAAGCGGTCGATGTCAAGCTTGGGCTTGATCCGAAGCGCGATCTCGCGATTGTGGAGGCCGTGAAGAGCAAGGCGCCGGACCTGTTCTTCCGGGCCGATGCGAATCAGGCCTACAATCTGCCGCAGGCCGTCAAGCTGGCGAAGCAGATGGAGCGAATCGGAGTCGATGTATTCGAGCAGCCGCTCTCTGCCAACCAGCTTCACGGGCACGCCGAGCTGCGCCGCAAGACATCGCTACCGATCGCATTGGACGAGAGCGTCTGGACGCCCGGGGATCTGATGCAGGCGATTCGGGCGGAAGCATGCGACACGGTCGTCATCAAGGTGACGAAGATGGGCGGATTGGCCGGGGCCAAGCGCTGCGGCGAGTTGGCCCGTGATGCGGGGCTGGATCTGCTGGGCGGCGGGCTGACGGAGTCGCGGCTCGGGTTGACGGCCAGCGGCTGGCTGTTCCAGCACCTGGACATCGCCTATCCGGCCGATTTGAACGGTCCGCTGTTCCTGACCGATGATCCTGTCGAGACGGGCCCCGTTATCAAGGAGGGCCATGTTCAATTGCCGGCGGCGCCGGGAATCGGATGCGTCATTTCCATGCAGAAGATAGAACAATATGCTGCCCGTGACGTCTAG